The DNA window AGCATGCAGCTTCTGGAAGGCCAGACACTTTCCGAAAGGCTGATGCAGGGACCGCTGGCCGCGGAGGAAGCCGTGCGGCTGCTGATTCCCGTTGTGGAAGCCATCGGCGCGGCTCACCGCGCGGGCGTGCTGCATCGCGATCTGAAGCCGTCGAACATTCTGATTACTCACGACGGTACTCCCTTCGTCACCGACTTCGGGCTGGCCAAGCGAGTCCCCGCGACGGAAGAACCGGTTGCAGCGTGCAGCAGTTCCCAGGACGGGCTGACTCAAAGCGGTGCTATTTTGGGAACCCCCGCCTGGATGTCACCGGAACAAGCGGCCGGACAGACCGAATCCATCGACGTGACTTCCGACATCTACAGTCTGGGTACGATTCTGTATGCGATGCTGACCGGCCGGCCTCCGTTTCAGGCGTCGTCGTCGTTCGACACGCTGCTGATGGTGATGGAACAGGATCCTCCGGCGATGCGGGTTCTGAATCCCGGCATCGATTCGGATCTGGAAATGATCGTGCTGAAATGTCTGCAGAAGCCTCAGGACCTGCGCTATTCGTCAACCGCCGCGCTGGCCGGTGACCTGAAGGCCTGGCTGAACAAGGAGCCGATCAGCGCACGCACATCAACGATTGCCAATGTTGTCGCCCGCTTGTTTCGCGAATCGCATCACGCCGCCGTGCTGCAGAACTGGGGAGTGCTGTGGATGTGGCACAGCCTGGTCCTGCTGATTCTGTGCCTGACAACCAACGCCATGCAGTTGGGCGGAGTCAGCGAACGCTGGCCGTTTGTCGGCCTGTGGGTTGTCGGGCTGGGATTGTGGGCGGCAATCTTCTGGAACCTGCGACATCGCGCCGGACCGATCACGGCCGTGGAACGCCACATCGCTCACGTCTGGGCGGGAAGCATGGCGGCTTCATCAACGCTGTTTGCCGTCGAATGGATCATGAACCGTCCGGCACTGGAATTCTCACCGGTGCTGGGAACGATCGCCGGAATTGTGTTCCTGGTGAAGGCGGGAACTCTTTCCGGAAGATTCTACGTCCAGGCGGTTGCGCTGTTTGCGACGTCGCTGGTCATGGCGGCGATACAGGTGGCTTCGACTCGCTATTCCGGGCTGCCGAACGTCAGCATTTCACTGTTCGGCCTCGTCACGGCCGCCGCCTTCTTTTTCCCCGGATTGAAATACTACCGGCAGCAGCGACACCGCGGGTAGTACGTCTTCCAACAAGGCGTTTCGCGCTGCGTCCGGAATCGGCTGAAGGACGCTGTTGGAACAAACGATGTTCGATCGCGACAGGACGTCACAAGTCGGTTTCCGACGGCTGCGCCGCACAACTTCTGCGAAGATGTGCTACCCGGAGCGATCGACGTTTTGGGTGACGCTCCCGAGCGCGGCGTTATAGGTACTGGTTCACGATATTTTCCAGCATCTCCTGGCGGCCGCTGGGACTTGCGTCGGCTTCGCCCTTCTGAAGCATGTACGTTTCCAGTTCCTCAAACGTCGCCTGACCCTGTTCGATGCGCTGGCCGATACCGGTGTCGTAGCTTTCATATCGCTTCGCGACGAAATCCGTCAGTACCTTGTCCGCGCGAATGGCGGCAGCGATTTTCAATCCGCGAGCAAACGCGTCCATTCCGCCGATGTGAGCATGGAACAAGTCAATCGGGTCCGTACTTTCGCGCCGCACTTTGGCGTCAAAGTTTGTGCCGCCGGGAGCCAGGCCGCCCTGTTTCAGAATCACCAGCATCACCTGTGTCGTCAGGTAAATGTCGGTGGGAAACTGGTCGGTGTCCCAGCCCAGCAACAGGTCGCCGGTATTGGCGTCGATGCTGCCGAGCGATCCCTGAATCGACGCGTACTCCAGTTCGTGCATCATCGAGTGGCCGGCCAGAGTCGCGTGATTCGTTTCAATGTTCAGTTTAACAACGTCCTCCAGACCGTATTGCCGAATGAAGTTCAGGCACGCCGCCGCATCAAAATCGTATTGGTGCTTTGTGGGTTCCTTGGGCTTTGGTTCGAACAGAAACTGGCCCGTGAATCCGATGGACTTCGCGTGGTTGTGAGCCATATGCATGAACCGGGCCAGGTGATCCAGTTCCCGCTTCATGTCAGTGTTGTACAGATTCATATAGCCTTCTCGCCCGCCCCAGAAGACATAGTTTTCGCCGCCGAGTTCGTGAGTAACTTCGATCGCCTTTTTGACCTGCGCGGCCGCAAAGGCAAACACGTCGGCATTGGGACTCGTCGCGGCACCGTGCAGAAACCGAGGGTGCGAAAACAGGTTCGCGGTGCCCCACAGAAGCTTGACTCCGGTGGCCTGCTGAGCCTCCTTCAGTTTCGCCGCCACTTTGTCGAACTTTGCATTGGTCTCCTTCAGCGAAGAGCCTTCCGGTGAGACATCGCGGTCGTGGAAGCAATAGTACGGAGCACCCAGTTTGGTGATGAACTCAAACGCCACGTCAACGCGTTTCAGGGCATTGTCCAGCGAATCGCTGCCGTCGTCCCATGGGCGATTCAAAGTGGGAGCGCCAAACGGATCGACGCCCGTGCCGCGAAACGTGTGCCAGTAACAGACGCTGAACCGCAGCCAGTCGGCCATCGAGCGGCCTTCGACCATTTCATCCGGGTTGTAATGGTGAAACGCCAGTGGATTCCGTGAGGCGGGGCCCTCGAACTGAATCTTCTGAATCTCAGGGAAATAGCTCATCAAACTGTTTCTTTCCGGGCTTCAGCCGTGAGCGGCTGTGAGGTGTTTCGGCTGCGGATTGTTCGATGCGGGATGCCGCTTTCGATCGGGCGGACAGTCTAGCGAGCCCCTGTTCGGCAGGGAATCAAGCCGCGCGGACCGTGTTGCGTCAGTCGGGACTTCGTCGAATTCTGCCGCGCCGCATGATCAACAGACCGCCGATAATCAGAGTGCCGCCGACAAGCTGGCGCATCGTCACCGGTTCGCCTCGCACCAGCCAGGCACTGGTCATGGCAATCACCGGTACCAGATTCTGGAAGACGGCCGCGTGAGCCGCGCCGGCATGACTGACTCCGTAGTTCCACATGGCCAGAGCGAATCCCGTGGAGAAGATTCCGGACCACGCAATCGCCACCCAGACTTCCGGAAGATTCAGCTTTGCGACACTGTCACCCAGACGGGGAGCCGCGATCGCCACATGGAACGGAAGCATCGTCAGCGAAGCAAAGGCCGACAATTGCAGCGGAGAAAGCTGCTTCAGCACGGGGCGACTGGCCACCGTTCCGCCCGCCCAGGACAGGGCCGCGCAAAGCATGAACACGTTGCCGTACAGGGACCTCTCATCGCTGGAGAAACCGCCGTTCTGAATGGTCACCACCAGCGTTCCGACAAATGCGATCACCAAACCAGCCCACGCCACGCGCGCCAGTCGTTCGTTCAGAAAGATTCGAGCCATCAGCGCGGTCCACATTGGAACCGTTGCAATGATCAGAGCAACGTTGCCGGAGGCGGCTCTGGCGATTCCCAGCAGGAACGTCAGTTGATAAATCCCGGACGCCAGGACCGAGTATCTCAGCATGGCGGCGTACGAAACGCCGGGCCACGACGGAAGGATCGCGCCGCGTTCGTGCCAGGCCAGCAGGTTTAGCACAACAACCGACACCGCCAGACGGATGGCATTCAGCGAATACCAGTCCATCCGATCAAGCCCGAGCTTGAACACGGGGATGTTGATGCCCCAGATCAGCACGACGCCCAAGAGCGATACGTCAGGCCAGAAGGAACCGACAGCCGATTCCTGTGCAGATTCGTGGGACACGGCGGGCATGGCAGAAACGCAATTCGCGCAGGTCGGTCAGTCAGAGACAGATGCCGACAGCGAATTGCCAACGGCCGGACAACGGGAATGCCCGTTGTACCAATTCGACCGCGACACTGCAGCCGTCTCCCGAAGTCGCCAGGACAGAAATCGCACAGCGTTCGTTGTGCCGTGCGTCTGAGAGGATGCCCCGCTGGCCACCAGCGCCGCCGAAGTCGAAACAAGCCGGCTTGAGGCGTCTTACGCGACCCGTCGCATGGGAATCACGTCCGCCACGGGCCACTCACCAGTCCGGCCAATCAACTCGGCGACCGATTCGTCGCCGGCGATCAATCGGTCGCCAATGGCATCCAGACGGTCCATTTCCTGCTGAATCTGTGACGCAATTTTGGCGATCTGTTCCCGACTGAGATCCTCCGGCAATTCCATCGGCCGACCAGCGATCAGCAGAGCCTTTGAAAACGGCTTCGGCAACATCATGTCCGACCATCCGCCGGGAACCGACCAGGCTCTCGTCGCCTTCAGCGAAGTGGGGACGATGGGCCGGCCGGTGCGCGACGAGAGGTAGACAATTCCGTCCTTCATCACGCGGCGCGGACCGCGGGGACCGTCGGGAGTGATACAAACGTGCAACTCGGGACGGTCAATAAGCTGCCTTGTGGCCTGGGCTCCACCTCGGCTGGCGGAGCCTCGCACGGGAGTAATTCCGGACAGTTGAGCAGCGTGGGCCAGATACGTTCCATCCTGATGGCGACTGATCAGTCCGGAAAGAAAGTACGTCTTCAGGCCAAACACTGCCGTGACGATTGCATCATGCCACAAACAGAAGCAGTACCGACGTGATCCGGCGGGCCGGCGATAGGGAGTCGCGTCGTCCACAACTGTGCGGTGATCGATTCGAACGGTCAAAAACAACGCTCGAAGCGCCCACGTACCAAGTCGAGCAATGATCCAGTTGGCAATACTGTTGCGAATCTTCATGGTGGCATCCCTGCCCTGAAATCCGTTACGGACGGACGCGTCGCGGCTCGCACATCGTAGTGAAACTTCCGACGATCCGGGAATCTCAACATCCGCCTGTTGCAGGATGCTGCGTCTGATCGCCGTCGCCTGCCGCAGAATGCAACACCGTCCGTATGCGGACTCAGCCACTGCACCGATGACTGCGGAGGACAAGCCGAACCGATTGTGGGAATTCCACGGTTTCGCGGACTCCGTCTTGCAAGCGTTGGATGAATTTTGCAAAAATGCGGTCAGTTCCGAAAAATGGCGCGAACCATGCAAAGGGACAGGGCCAGATTGCCTGATACGCCGAATTCGGCCGTTGTGGCAAGTTCGGACTTTTATTGGCTGGCACCGTGGGGTGGGCCAAATTCTTCCGTTCGGTGAATCCGAACGCTGCTCGCATCATTCATACGGAGATGAAAAGCGTTCTCCTGAGTTCTCGTTACTTTCCGCGAGCATGTTTTCTGAAAGGCTTCGTCTGGTGTTATCCGGGCGAAGCCTTTTGCGTTTCGCACCGTGGTTGCGTCTCCTGCGGTAAGGGGGACTGGAAGCTGGCAGGACATTTCCGCTGGATTGGTTCCGAACTGCAGGTGCAGGTGCGGATTTCGCCGCGCGCGTCCCGTGACCAGGTCAATGGCCGGATGGGAGATCGGCTGAAAGTCGCGATCACAGCACCTCCCGTCGACGGCAAAGCAAACGCCCACCTGATCGCATTCGTCGCAAAGCAGTTCCGAGTCGCCAAGTCGCAGGTGCAGATCGTTCACGGGCAGACGAGCCGAGATAAGACGATCAGCGTTCAGGACCCCGTCGAACTTCCGGAATCGTTTGAAGTCCGGCGCGCGGAAGATAAGAACCCGCCGGAATGAAGTCTGCCCGTGCTGTCACCTTCCGCACAGATTGCCACGGCGCGCGAACTCGGACGCAGGAAGCACACACCCGGTGGACGAGTTGCCGGCGATCAGCAACCGAAAGCAGCACAGGCATTTGTACCTGTGCTGCGGTTCCGGGAATCATGGACAGAGACGCCGTGTCGCTTGCTGCGTGCGGGTGCTATTTTGCAGCCGCAGCCAGTTCTTCGGCCTTCTTCTTCAGCTCGGCGGCCTTAGCCACGGTTTCATCCGACTTCTTTTTCGTCGCGTCGATGGCGGCCTGAGCTTCGGTGGATTTCTTCGCAGCTTCTTCGGCGGCCTTGACGGCCGCTTCCGCCGCCTTCTTCGCTTCTTCGACTGAGGCGCGTGCGGCTTCGGCGGCTTTCTGAGCGGCGGCGTGTGCTTCGTTCGTCAGCTTTGTGATTTCCTCCGATGCCTTCGGATTGTCCTTCAGCGCGGCGACAGCCTTTGCAGCTTCCGCGACGGACGCGTCCGCTGCGGCGGCGATTTCTTCGGCCTTCGTCACGGACTCGCCTGCGGCTGTCGATGCTTTCGCCGCTTCTTCCGACGCGGTGATCGCTGCGGCGGCGGCTTTGATGTCGGACTCAACCTTCTGGGCCAGTTCCTCGACTTCCTTCGCGGCATCTTCGGCGGCTCGCTGCGTTTCCAGCAGTTCCTTTGCTCTGTCCTTTTTGAAGTCCGGCACAATTTCCAGAGATGTCAGCACGGCCTTCAATGGCTCTTCGCCAGCTTCCGACACGGCTGTCTGCCAGACAAACAGCTTCTTCAGGTTCTTCAGCCCCTCCAGTTGCTTCATCCCGGAGTCGGTGACTTTGGTGCCGTACAGGTTCAGGTATTCCAGATTCTCAAGCCCCTGCAGGTGCGCCAGCCCGGCGTCGGTGATTCCGGTTGTTTCAAGATGAAGTCTGTGCAGTTCCTTCATTCCGGCCAGATGCTGCAGTCCCGCGTCAGTGATTTTTGTTCCGCGCAGGTTCAGCGAGTAGACGTTTGCCGCATCCTTCAGCAGCGCCAGTGTGTCGTCGGTGACGTCCTTGTCCGAAAGGTGGAACGCTACGGACAGCCGGGCATCGTTCATGGCCAGCTGCATTGCCTGACCTCCGGCCGACTGGACGGCTTCAATCAGCTTCTGGTCCGCTTCGGACGGCTTTTCCTGTCCGGCAGCCAGGGATGCGGCGAATACAATGCAGAAAAACGGGACGAGGGTCTTCACGATCAGAATCTCCTGCGGAGGGCAGCGGGAGGCGGGAAATCATTCAGGCTTTGAGATTAGGCAGATTTGCGTCCGGGTTCAATCATTTCGTCGCGCCGGAATGTTTTTCGACGGACAGTGGATCCAAAATGGCCGGGATTTCAGTGGCCGCGGACTCCTGCCGACGGACGAATTTGAACCTCCTGAGTGTGAGATTGTGGCGGGAAACGAGCCGCCTCGCGGAAACACGTTGGTTCCGACACGAGCGTCACTCTACGATCCCTCCTTCGTGACATTCTCCGCCGATAGCAGACTGGTGATGACATTGTCGCCTTCCACAACAACATCCACTTCCCTGTTCGACGGCCTGTTGTGGCGTGGGCGAGTCAAGTGGGTGATCCTGAAAACGGCGATGGAAGAACGGCTGGTCTACCGCGGCGACTTCGCGTTTTCGACGCTGGTCCGGTTCCTGCCCATCGTTACGCAGATCTTTCTGTGGAACGCGATCTTCGCAGGTGACACGTCGCGACGGCTGAACAACTACACCTATCCGGACATGGTGGCCTACTATCTGCTGGTGATGGTGGCACGAGCGTTTTCGAGCATGCCGGGACTGGCGACCGGCATCGCGGAATCGGTCCGCAACGGGTCCGTTCGCAAATATCTGATCCAGCCGGTCGACATGCTGGACTATCTGTTCTGGCACCGGATCGCTCACAAGCTGGTCTACTACGTCATCGCCGTGCTGCCGTTCGCGCTGGTGTTCTGGCTGTGCCGCGGCTACCTGCCGGCATGGCCCGGCGCGAACGTGATGGCCGCGTTTGTGTCGTCGCTGGTGATGGCGTTTCTGATCGGGTTTCTGATCGAAGCACTGATCGGACTGATCTCATTCTGGTT is part of the Planctomycetaceae bacterium genome and encodes:
- a CDS encoding serine/threonine-protein kinase, with product MTNDPKTQDDDREARLAAVLDRLLTESGRRPSAELLKSAVREHPDLEVELRELFATAMIADDVALFQSTIIGPLTDDQPRRGQRLTSSHGSAVGTYIADYELLEEIGRGGMGVVYRARQESLDRTVALKMIPNAAFAASQDLARLRAEALAAARLHHPNIVPIYEVGEHNGQPWFSMQLLEGQTLSERLMQGPLAAEEAVRLLIPVVEAIGAAHRAGVLHRDLKPSNILITHDGTPFVTDFGLAKRVPATEEPVAACSSSQDGLTQSGAILGTPAWMSPEQAAGQTESIDVTSDIYSLGTILYAMLTGRPPFQASSSFDTLLMVMEQDPPAMRVLNPGIDSDLEMIVLKCLQKPQDLRYSSTAALAGDLKAWLNKEPISARTSTIANVVARLFRESHHAAVLQNWGVLWMWHSLVLLILCLTTNAMQLGGVSERWPFVGLWVVGLGLWAAIFWNLRHRAGPITAVERHIAHVWAGSMAASSTLFAVEWIMNRPALEFSPVLGTIAGIVFLVKAGTLSGRFYVQAVALFATSLVMAAIQVASTRYSGLPNVSISLFGLVTAAAFFFPGLKYYRQQRHRG
- the xylA gene encoding xylose isomerase, with the translated sequence MSYFPEIQKIQFEGPASRNPLAFHHYNPDEMVEGRSMADWLRFSVCYWHTFRGTGVDPFGAPTLNRPWDDGSDSLDNALKRVDVAFEFITKLGAPYYCFHDRDVSPEGSSLKETNAKFDKVAAKLKEAQQATGVKLLWGTANLFSHPRFLHGAATSPNADVFAFAAAQVKKAIEVTHELGGENYVFWGGREGYMNLYNTDMKRELDHLARFMHMAHNHAKSIGFTGQFLFEPKPKEPTKHQYDFDAAACLNFIRQYGLEDVVKLNIETNHATLAGHSMMHELEYASIQGSLGSIDANTGDLLLGWDTDQFPTDIYLTTQVMLVILKQGGLAPGGTNFDAKVRRESTDPIDLFHAHIGGMDAFARGLKIAAAIRADKVLTDFVAKRYESYDTGIGQRIEQGQATFEELETYMLQKGEADASPSGRQEMLENIVNQYL
- a CDS encoding DMT family transporter; the protein is MPAVSHESAQESAVGSFWPDVSLLGVVLIWGINIPVFKLGLDRMDWYSLNAIRLAVSVVVLNLLAWHERGAILPSWPGVSYAAMLRYSVLASGIYQLTFLLGIARAASGNVALIIATVPMWTALMARIFLNERLARVAWAGLVIAFVGTLVVTIQNGGFSSDERSLYGNVFMLCAALSWAGGTVASRPVLKQLSPLQLSAFASLTMLPFHVAIAAPRLGDSVAKLNLPEVWVAIAWSGIFSTGFALAMWNYGVSHAGAAHAAVFQNLVPVIAMTSAWLVRGEPVTMRQLVGGTLIIGGLLIMRRGRIRRSPD
- a CDS encoding lysophospholipid acyltransferase family protein, encoding MKIRNSIANWIIARLGTWALRALFLTVRIDHRTVVDDATPYRRPAGSRRYCFCLWHDAIVTAVFGLKTYFLSGLISRHQDGTYLAHAAQLSGITPVRGSASRGGAQATRQLIDRPELHVCITPDGPRGPRRVMKDGIVYLSSRTGRPIVPTSLKATRAWSVPGGWSDMMLPKPFSKALLIAGRPMELPEDLSREQIAKIASQIQQEMDRLDAIGDRLIAGDESVAELIGRTGEWPVADVIPMRRVA
- a CDS encoding DUF167 family protein; this encodes MKSVLLSSRYFPRACFLKGFVWCYPGEAFCVSHRGCVSCGKGDWKLAGHFRWIGSELQVQVRISPRASRDQVNGRMGDRLKVAITAPPVDGKANAHLIAFVAKQFRVAKSQVQIVHGQTSRDKTISVQDPVELPESFEVRRAEDKNPPE
- a CDS encoding ABC-2 family transporter protein, with the translated sequence MTLSPSTTTSTSLFDGLLWRGRVKWVILKTAMEERLVYRGDFAFSTLVRFLPIVTQIFLWNAIFAGDTSRRLNNYTYPDMVAYYLLVMVARAFSSMPGLATGIAESVRNGSVRKYLIQPVDMLDYLFWHRIAHKLVYYVIAVLPFALVFWLCRGYLPAWPGANVMAAFVSSLVMAFLIGFLIEALIGLISFWFLEVSSLIFIYMMMNYFLSGHMIPLEWIGEWIPWVFYLPFKYLAYTPAAILLGHIPAESLPGELAVQAVWVVVLLIANRIAFDRGVRQYGAFGG